In Maridesulfovibrio sp., a single genomic region encodes these proteins:
- a CDS encoding adenine phosphoribosyltransferase, giving the protein MNLRDHIRDVPNFPKEGIVYFDITPLLADPGAFQYTIDMMAERFSDYKADKIAAAEARGFIFGAPLAYKLGIGFVPIRKPGKLPYDTISVNYDLEYGTDSLSMHIDAVAKDEKVLLVDDVLATGGTAEGMVKLVEKAGGVVSGIGFLVELGFLDGKTKLNGIPNSHLLQL; this is encoded by the coding sequence ATGAATTTAAGGGACCATATCCGCGATGTACCCAACTTTCCCAAAGAAGGCATCGTTTATTTCGACATAACCCCTCTTCTGGCTGATCCCGGCGCATTTCAGTATACCATCGACATGATGGCTGAACGCTTCAGCGATTACAAAGCCGACAAAATCGCAGCGGCTGAAGCACGCGGATTCATCTTCGGCGCTCCGCTCGCCTACAAGCTCGGCATAGGGTTCGTGCCCATCCGCAAGCCCGGCAAACTGCCCTATGATACCATTTCCGTTAATTACGATCTGGAATACGGCACCGACAGTCTGAGCATGCACATTGATGCTGTTGCAAAGGACGAAAAGGTTCTGCTCGTTGACGATGTTCTGGCCACCGGTGGAACAGCCGAAGGCATGGTCAAGCTTGTTGAAAAAGCAGGCGGAGTTGTTTCCGGCATCGGTTTTCTGGTGGAACTCGGATTCCTTGACGGTAAAACCAAACTCAACGGTATTCCGAACAGCCATCTGCTCCAGCTTTAA
- the mtnP gene encoding S-methyl-5'-thioadenosine phosphorylase yields the protein MAVIGIIGGSGLDNPDILKDAKDSETTTVWGAPSSPVKSGTIAGKKVHIIGRHGREHTIPPTFVNNRANIQALKDLGCDCILATTAVGSLREEIGRGHLVVMDQFIDFTRRRALTFHETFEPHAPAHTPMAEPFDAALRTMMIESCNELGVTVHDKGTVVTIEGPRFSTRAESYMFRAWGADIINMSTAPEAILANEAGIPYAAIAMSTDYDCWKTDEAPVTWDEILKIFKANAENVTSALIKTIGKLD from the coding sequence ATGGCAGTGATCGGCATCATAGGCGGCAGCGGACTTGATAATCCGGACATCCTGAAAGACGCAAAGGATTCGGAAACAACGACAGTCTGGGGAGCCCCTAGTTCTCCCGTAAAATCAGGAACCATTGCAGGGAAAAAAGTTCATATAATCGGCCGTCACGGCCGCGAGCACACCATTCCGCCCACCTTTGTAAACAATCGGGCCAATATACAGGCTCTCAAGGATCTCGGTTGCGACTGCATTCTCGCCACCACGGCAGTCGGCTCCCTGCGGGAGGAAATAGGCCGGGGTCACCTCGTGGTCATGGACCAGTTTATTGATTTCACCCGCAGACGCGCACTGACCTTCCATGAAACATTCGAACCGCATGCTCCGGCCCACACACCCATGGCCGAACCCTTCGACGCAGCCCTGAGAACAATGATGATCGAATCCTGCAACGAACTCGGCGTAACCGTCCACGACAAGGGAACAGTGGTAACGATCGAGGGCCCGAGATTTTCCACCAGAGCGGAATCATACATGTTCCGAGCATGGGGAGCGGACATCATCAATATGTCCACCGCCCCGGAAGCAATCCTCGCCAACGAAGCCGGAATACCTTACGCTGCCATAGCCATGTCCACAGACTACGACTGCTGGAAAACAGATGAAGCACCGGTTACATGGGACGAAATATTAAAAATATTTAAAGCCAATGCCGAAAATGTGACTTCAGCACTCATCAAGACTATCGGAAAACTGGATTAA
- a CDS encoding amidohydrolase → MQHNECDLIIKGSYILTQDENRTLIENGAVAVCGRKIAEAGPDKEIERDWKAESVIDTGKSVIMPGLINAHTHVPMTLMRGVADDLPLLDWLHNYMFPIESGLTRELVELGAMLGCAEIAASGTTAFLDGYMYEDAVGRAVDQSGLKAVLGEGFFKFPSPFFKTAEKAWDTVKKLDDLFHDNPRIRTAVTPHAVFTTDPDQLAESMKLAEKLGLLWQIHAAESVPETKLTLETFGKRPIEILAEYGLLTERTRIHHCVDVTADEIELIRKSRAQISHNPQSNLKLGSGICPVTKFIAAGINTGLGTDGAASNNNLDMFDEMRTAALLQKGFLRDPEAMPAGTVLDMATINGARFLGFEDTGSIKPGFSADIIAVDMDKMHLKPVYNPLSHVVYSAGGQDVALTVCDGNVVYRDGKHMTLDVESISREAEKAVKWALKRLG, encoded by the coding sequence ATGCAGCACAACGAATGCGACCTGATCATCAAGGGTTCATACATTCTCACGCAGGATGAAAACAGAACTTTAATTGAAAACGGCGCCGTGGCGGTCTGCGGCAGAAAAATTGCCGAGGCAGGCCCGGACAAGGAAATAGAGCGCGACTGGAAAGCCGAAAGCGTGATCGACACCGGCAAGTCCGTGATAATGCCGGGACTGATTAACGCACATACGCATGTGCCCATGACGCTCATGCGAGGGGTAGCGGACGATCTGCCGCTGCTGGACTGGCTGCACAACTACATGTTTCCCATTGAATCAGGACTCACAAGAGAACTGGTGGAACTGGGGGCAATGCTGGGCTGTGCGGAAATAGCCGCTTCCGGGACTACCGCTTTTCTTGATGGATATATGTACGAAGACGCGGTCGGGCGGGCAGTTGATCAATCCGGCCTGAAAGCGGTTCTGGGGGAAGGTTTTTTCAAATTCCCGTCCCCGTTTTTCAAAACAGCCGAGAAAGCCTGGGATACCGTTAAAAAACTTGATGACCTATTCCACGACAACCCACGCATCAGGACTGCCGTAACTCCGCATGCGGTTTTCACCACCGATCCGGACCAACTGGCAGAGAGCATGAAACTGGCCGAGAAGCTGGGGCTGCTCTGGCAGATACACGCGGCCGAATCCGTGCCCGAAACGAAACTGACCCTTGAGACCTTCGGTAAACGTCCCATTGAAATTCTTGCCGAATACGGTCTGCTGACCGAAAGGACCAGAATTCACCATTGCGTGGATGTCACCGCTGACGAAATAGAGCTGATCCGAAAATCACGGGCACAGATTTCGCACAACCCGCAAAGCAACCTGAAACTGGGGTCCGGCATATGTCCGGTCACAAAATTCATTGCGGCCGGGATCAACACCGGACTGGGAACGGACGGAGCGGCCAGCAACAACAATCTGGACATGTTTGATGAAATGCGCACCGCAGCCCTGCTTCAGAAGGGATTTCTCAGGGACCCCGAAGCCATGCCCGCCGGCACTGTTCTGGACATGGCAACAATCAACGGAGCACGTTTTCTCGGTTTTGAGGATACAGGATCGATAAAACCGGGATTCAGCGCGGATATTATCGCCGTGGATATGGACAAGATGCACCTGAAACCTGTATACAATCCGCTCTCGCACGTCGTATACAGCGCCGGAGGTCAGGATGTGGCCCTGACTGTCTGCGACGGAAATGTTGTCTACCGAGACGGAAAACATATGACCCTTGATGTGGAATCCATTTCACGGGAAGCGGAAAAGGCCGTAAAATGGGCCTTGAAGCGACTTGGTTGA
- a CDS encoding PxxKW family cysteine-rich protein yields MAKKNVKVHALEGAEMTAEGLSYKGVIMEPVVEKCDGCERTVEFDGQKYCHSYAQPAQKWAHSVCNFATHVRAGVDKEGKVKVNPLKASKRAARGR; encoded by the coding sequence ATGGCTAAGAAGAATGTAAAAGTACACGCACTTGAAGGAGCAGAAATGACTGCCGAAGGTCTTTCCTACAAAGGCGTAATCATGGAACCCGTTGTAGAAAAGTGTGACGGCTGCGAACGCACCGTAGAATTCGATGGACAGAAATACTGCCACAGCTACGCTCAGCCCGCTCAGAAATGGGCTCACAGCGTTTGCAACTTCGCAACACACGTACGTGCCGGTGTCGACAAAGAAGGTAAGGTCAAGGTCAACCCGCTTAAAGCATCCAAGCGTGCTGCACGCGGTCGCTAG
- a CDS encoding M20 family metallo-hydrolase, whose protein sequence is MPTSLLAKIDQMEDEAVELHAKLVSIPAIGPANNGTGEKDKADFLTAYLKEKGFGEVKSYNAPDDRVECGYRPNLLTVIPGQDSSRTLWIISHMDVVPLGDLSLWKTDPFTMVREGDALYGRGVEDNHQGLVSSVIAARALLDAGVTPGINLGLIFVSDEETGSEYGLEYLLKEHEDLFRKNDLFLVPDFGSPDSTLVEIAEKSLIWLKVTVEGSQCHASTPEQGVNSLVPAAAMIMEIPELKFQFDAEDELFTPPYSTFEPTKKEANVDNVNTLPGKDVFYIDCRVLPSYDISEVIEQVKGMAQYVAEEYGVTTKVESVNKHQAAPPTPADSEIVEKVLFAIKEVYNIEAKPGGIGGGTVAAHLRERGYQTVVWGTQLGQAHQPNETGSVKNTLGDAKVMALLPF, encoded by the coding sequence ATGCCCACAAGCCTTCTGGCAAAAATTGACCAAATGGAAGACGAAGCAGTAGAACTGCATGCCAAACTTGTTTCCATACCTGCAATCGGTCCCGCAAACAACGGAACCGGAGAAAAGGACAAAGCAGATTTCCTCACCGCTTATCTGAAGGAAAAAGGATTCGGTGAAGTAAAGTCCTACAATGCTCCGGACGACCGGGTTGAGTGCGGATACCGCCCCAACCTGCTCACCGTCATCCCCGGACAGGACAGTTCCAGAACCCTGTGGATCATCTCGCACATGGATGTTGTTCCTCTGGGCGACCTCAGCCTCTGGAAAACAGACCCGTTCACCATGGTCCGCGAAGGAGACGCTCTCTACGGCCGCGGAGTGGAAGACAACCACCAGGGCCTGGTCAGCTCCGTCATTGCCGCCCGCGCTCTGCTCGATGCAGGCGTAACTCCGGGAATCAACCTCGGACTTATATTCGTATCCGATGAAGAAACCGGAAGCGAATACGGATTGGAATACCTGCTCAAGGAACACGAAGACCTGTTCAGGAAAAACGATCTCTTTCTCGTTCCTGATTTCGGATCACCGGATTCCACTCTGGTGGAAATTGCCGAAAAATCCCTCATCTGGCTAAAGGTAACGGTCGAAGGCTCCCAGTGCCATGCCTCTACCCCGGAACAGGGCGTCAACTCGCTTGTTCCTGCGGCGGCTATGATCATGGAAATTCCGGAACTCAAATTTCAGTTTGATGCCGAAGATGAACTTTTCACTCCCCCCTACTCGACTTTCGAACCCACCAAAAAGGAAGCCAACGTAGACAACGTCAACACCCTGCCCGGCAAAGACGTATTCTACATCGACTGCCGGGTTCTGCCCAGCTACGATATTTCGGAAGTTATCGAACAGGTTAAAGGTATGGCTCAGTATGTGGCGGAAGAGTACGGCGTCACCACAAAAGTGGAATCTGTGAATAAGCATCAGGCCGCTCCCCCGACTCCTGCTGATTCCGAAATAGTTGAAAAAGTGCTTTTCGCTATCAAGGAAGTTTACAACATCGAAGCCAAACCCGGCGGGATAGGTGGTGGAACAGTGGCTGCCCATCTACGCGAAAGAGGTTACCAGACCGTAGTGTGGGGAACTCAACTCGGCCAGGCGCATCAGCCCAATGAAACAGGCTCGGTGAAGAACACCCTCGGTGATGCCAAGGTAATGGCTCTGCTGCCTTTTTAA
- the mnmG gene encoding tRNA uridine-5-carboxymethylaminomethyl(34) synthesis enzyme MnmG, whose translation MIRKQPPPEIFDLIVAGAGHAGCEAAMVASSLGLKTLLLTINVDRIGHLSCNPAIGGLAKGHMVKEIDALGGYMGQWADKAGIQFRILNTRKGPAVRASRAQIDRNEYMRVVQKDVFSQENLWVRQDMAEKLIIEDGRAAGIVTGIGEKFLSRSVLLTTGTFLQGLIHIGLENFSGGRMGDPASMGMSRSLEEAGLTLGRLKTGTTPRLLKDSIDFDRLEVQNGDNPPQPFSFRTSEIPMPQVPCHITYTNEKAHEAIRSGFERSPMFTGVIKGTGARYCPSIEDKVARFPEKERHQIFLEPEGYESPEIYPSGIPTSLPLDVQKRMINSIEGLEKAQIVRPGYAIEYDFVPPTQLLPTLETKVLPGLYLAGQINGTSGYEEAAAQGLWAACNAFCKLTGRDPFLLSRDQAYIAVLVDDLVTKGTLEPYRMFTSRAEYRLLLREGNADLRLTATGRELGLVKDDHWTMYSAKKEALDKVLTALNDIKIKPDAATRETLEKIGGTPPGKSVPLATILRQPELGIEDMKHFWPDIENYGQDVLLEAETQVKYEGYLVRQQELVEKFRRMESVALPENLDYSEVSGLTREAVEKLTRVRPLTLGQASRISGITPAAVSSIEIHLKKTGVL comes from the coding sequence ATGATCAGAAAACAGCCGCCACCGGAAATATTCGACCTCATTGTGGCAGGGGCCGGCCATGCAGGTTGCGAGGCGGCAATGGTCGCTTCCAGCCTGGGTCTTAAAACCCTGCTCCTGACCATCAACGTGGATCGCATCGGGCATCTGTCCTGCAACCCGGCCATCGGCGGGCTTGCCAAGGGCCACATGGTCAAGGAAATTGACGCTCTTGGCGGCTACATGGGGCAATGGGCGGACAAGGCCGGAATCCAGTTCCGCATTCTGAATACGCGCAAAGGCCCGGCAGTCAGGGCCAGCCGCGCTCAGATAGACCGCAATGAATACATGCGTGTTGTCCAGAAAGATGTTTTCTCGCAGGAAAATCTCTGGGTCCGGCAGGACATGGCTGAAAAACTGATCATTGAGGACGGACGTGCCGCAGGCATAGTGACCGGTATCGGAGAGAAATTCCTGTCCCGGTCCGTGCTGCTCACAACCGGAACTTTTCTGCAGGGGCTGATCCACATCGGCCTCGAAAATTTCAGCGGCGGACGTATGGGCGATCCCGCTTCCATGGGCATGTCCAGAAGCCTGGAAGAAGCTGGGCTCACTCTGGGCAGGCTGAAGACAGGAACGACTCCGAGGCTTCTCAAGGACTCCATCGATTTCGATCGCCTTGAAGTGCAGAACGGAGACAATCCTCCGCAGCCGTTCAGCTTTCGAACTTCCGAAATTCCCATGCCGCAAGTGCCCTGCCACATCACCTACACGAACGAAAAAGCGCATGAAGCCATACGCAGCGGTTTTGAACGCTCTCCCATGTTCACAGGTGTGATCAAGGGCACCGGAGCTCGCTACTGCCCGTCCATTGAAGACAAGGTTGCCCGTTTTCCGGAAAAAGAACGGCACCAGATTTTCCTTGAACCGGAAGGATACGAAAGCCCGGAAATATATCCCAGCGGGATTCCCACCAGCCTGCCGCTTGATGTACAGAAACGGATGATCAACTCTATCGAAGGGCTGGAAAAGGCCCAGATAGTACGTCCGGGCTATGCCATCGAGTACGATTTCGTCCCGCCCACCCAGCTTTTGCCGACACTGGAGACAAAAGTTCTGCCCGGCCTGTATCTGGCAGGACAGATCAACGGCACATCCGGTTACGAGGAAGCTGCTGCACAGGGACTCTGGGCAGCTTGCAACGCATTCTGCAAACTGACAGGACGCGACCCGTTCCTGCTTTCCAGAGATCAGGCCTACATTGCGGTACTGGTGGACGACCTTGTCACCAAGGGCACGCTGGAACCGTACCGCATGTTCACTTCCAGAGCGGAATACAGGCTGCTGCTGCGCGAGGGCAATGCCGATCTGCGCCTGACCGCAACAGGCAGGGAACTAGGACTGGTCAAAGATGACCACTGGACCATGTACAGCGCCAAAAAAGAGGCTCTGGACAAGGTCCTGACAGCCCTTAACGACATCAAAATCAAACCGGACGCCGCCACCAGAGAGACGCTGGAAAAGATCGGCGGAACCCCTCCCGGAAAGTCCGTTCCGCTGGCAACAATACTGCGCCAGCCGGAGCTTGGCATTGAGGACATGAAACACTTCTGGCCCGATATCGAAAATTACGGACAGGATGTTCTTCTAGAAGCTGAAACACAGGTCAAATACGAAGGCTATCTTGTCCGGCAGCAGGAACTGGTGGAAAAATTCCGGCGTATGGAGTCCGTAGCTCTACCGGAAAATCTGGACTACTCCGAAGTCTCCGGGCTCACCCGCGAGGCAGTGGAAAAACTCACCAGAGTAAGACCGCTCACACTGGGGCAGGCCAGCAGGATATCCGGGATTACTCCGGCGGCAGTCTCATCCATAGAAATTCATCTGAAAAAAACAGGCGTTCTCTAG
- a CDS encoding hemolysin family protein produces the protein MDDGSEGRLWAKMVNIFKKTDSPLEEHILEASEDGEIKGEVVSMLLNVLELKDTEAHEIMIPRTDIIGVDVEEGLSGLAELIIEHGHSRVPVYRDTKDKIIGIVHAKDIIAPLLHGQTAISLENIMRTPFFVSENIKVKTLLREFQTGHVHMAILQDEYGGTSGLITMEDVLEEIVGDISDEHDAERPSDFARLDSGSYLVSGRVPLHEISDRLHLHLDSEHVETIGGYMSELTGRIPHVGEFLNISGFKFTVHEADAKQIISILIEPPAGI, from the coding sequence TTGGACGACGGTTCAGAAGGCCGATTGTGGGCCAAAATGGTCAATATTTTCAAAAAGACCGACTCTCCTCTTGAAGAACATATCCTCGAAGCAAGTGAAGATGGCGAAATCAAGGGTGAAGTCGTTTCCATGCTGCTCAACGTCCTTGAACTCAAGGATACCGAAGCCCATGAAATAATGATCCCCCGTACCGATATAATCGGTGTGGATGTGGAAGAAGGGCTCTCAGGACTTGCGGAACTGATCATCGAACACGGACATTCCCGTGTTCCCGTATACCGGGACACCAAGGACAAGATTATCGGAATAGTCCACGCCAAGGACATAATCGCCCCGCTCCTGCACGGACAGACAGCCATTTCCCTGGAAAATATCATGCGTACCCCTTTCTTTGTATCCGAAAACATAAAGGTTAAAACGCTGCTCAGGGAATTCCAGACAGGTCACGTGCACATGGCCATTTTACAGGATGAATACGGCGGAACATCCGGTCTCATCACCATGGAAGACGTCCTGGAAGAAATTGTAGGCGATATTTCTGATGAGCACGATGCCGAACGTCCCTCGGACTTTGCCAGACTGGACAGCGGAAGCTATCTTGTGTCCGGCAGGGTGCCGCTGCACGAAATTTCCGACAGACTCCACCTGCACCTCGATTCCGAACATGTCGAAACAATCGGCGGATACATGTCCGAACTCACCGGAAGAATTCCACATGTAGGAGAATTCCTGAATATCTCGGGATTTAAATTCACTGTCCACGAAGCAGATGCCAAACAGATCATATCCATCCTCATCGAACCTCCTGCCGGAATATAA
- the lnt gene encoding apolipoprotein N-acyltransferase, whose protein sequence is MPLIIPVIIAAVSAGLGYPNPLYHLPAAALGFPLALGMIGLSAPTPRKALKRGWIAGSTASIAVMYWIAYPVGVYGDIPWALALPCPVLVGMAVGTYYGVYSYLLHYAMKTMPPLAVCLFSALLWTTLETAQGILLTGFPWMVLSSAFSFRPEWIQGAAFIGAYALSGVLASITTAILYCRNSHSPKMWALAAISAILILGGARTVPERFSTLARTGNATIGIVQGNIDQASKWDAKYKKTTFDKYLRLSEKLTPKADLVVWPETAMPFYIQDHGLMRAMLFNFASRTETPILTGAPGYIMHSRDSFSLYNRAFLIKPHTSELSWYDKHHLVPFGEYVPLKDFLPLQKLVQGAGDFIPGNDCAPLQSGSLAMGVLICYEGIFPELAQERVAKGANLLINISNDAWYGRTSAPLQHLALVTLRAVEQGRYMIRCTNTGISACIDPLGRISESTGLFVDSAELTHPVLMSGNTFFHANYMVETVTPPSLTGIMICWIFLIIRKRKKQES, encoded by the coding sequence ATGCCGCTGATCATCCCGGTTATCATTGCGGCTGTTTCGGCCGGATTGGGCTATCCCAATCCTCTTTATCATCTTCCTGCGGCAGCCCTGGGATTTCCCCTTGCTCTGGGAATGATCGGACTCTCGGCCCCGACCCCGCGCAAGGCCCTCAAACGAGGCTGGATAGCCGGTTCCACAGCCAGTATTGCGGTCATGTACTGGATCGCTTATCCTGTCGGAGTTTACGGAGATATACCATGGGCTCTAGCCCTGCCCTGTCCGGTTCTGGTCGGCATGGCTGTCGGCACCTATTACGGAGTCTATTCGTATTTACTGCACTATGCGATGAAGACAATGCCGCCACTGGCGGTCTGCCTGTTCAGCGCACTTTTATGGACAACGCTTGAAACGGCTCAGGGAATATTGCTGACCGGTTTTCCGTGGATGGTTCTGAGTTCGGCTTTTTCCTTTCGGCCGGAATGGATACAGGGCGCGGCCTTCATCGGTGCGTACGCCCTTTCCGGTGTGCTCGCATCCATAACCACTGCAATCCTGTACTGCCGTAATTCTCATTCTCCCAAAATGTGGGCTCTGGCTGCAATCTCCGCAATTCTGATACTGGGGGGAGCGCGCACCGTGCCGGAACGGTTCAGCACACTGGCACGGACCGGAAACGCTACCATAGGAATAGTACAGGGAAACATCGACCAGGCGAGCAAATGGGATGCAAAATACAAAAAGACCACTTTTGATAAGTATCTACGTCTGAGCGAAAAACTCACCCCGAAGGCGGATCTGGTCGTCTGGCCTGAAACCGCCATGCCGTTCTACATTCAGGATCACGGACTGATGCGGGCCATGCTTTTCAACTTCGCCAGCCGCACCGAAACTCCGATTCTTACCGGTGCTCCGGGCTATATAATGCACAGCCGGGATTCATTTTCCCTCTACAACAGGGCCTTTCTGATCAAGCCGCATACCTCGGAACTTTCGTGGTACGACAAACACCACCTTGTCCCTTTCGGGGAATATGTTCCGCTCAAGGACTTTCTGCCGCTGCAGAAACTGGTACAGGGAGCAGGAGATTTCATTCCCGGCAACGACTGCGCCCCGCTGCAAAGCGGCAGCCTTGCGATGGGAGTGCTCATCTGTTATGAAGGAATCTTCCCGGAACTTGCGCAGGAACGGGTGGCCAAAGGAGCCAACCTGCTGATAAACATCAGCAATGATGCATGGTACGGCAGAACATCCGCCCCGCTCCAGCACTTGGCGCTTGTCACTCTGCGTGCGGTGGAACAGGGCCGGTATATGATCCGCTGTACCAACACCGGCATATCAGCCTGCATCGACCCTCTGGGAAGAATAAGCGAAAGCACCGGCCTCTTTGTCGACTCGGCGGAATTGACACACCCGGTACTTATGAGCGGCAATACATTTTTTCATGCGAACTACATGGTGGAAACAGTTACGCCCCCGAGCCTCACGGGTATCATGATTTGCTGGATATTCCTGATCATCCGCAAAAGAAAGAAACAGGAATCATAA
- the prfB gene encoding peptide chain release factor 2 (programmed frameshift), with protein sequence MLQFSDIKSRAQESMEKFETLWGRLDHAQSKERLDEIEHDLSKPGAWDKPDELTPVLREKAVLEEKIGSYDALSSTRDDVEEWLLMAAEDQDQEILEALSDNVEKLSAMVEQIELAALLAGPEDKSTAILEIHPGAGGLESQDWAEMLLRMYLRWCDKRNWKTSYLDYQPDDEAGIKSVTLRVEGLYAYGFLKGEAGIHRLIRISPFDASGRRHTSFASVDVYPEISQDIEIEVRDEDLRIDVFRASGPGGQHVNKTNSAVRITHLPTNIVVQCQNEKSQIKNKETAMKVLKSRLYEQELKKQEESKKADYATKDSIAWGSQIRTYTLQPYRLVKDHRCGAEDGNVEAVLDGELDNLIRNYMLHAYGGENER encoded by the exons ATGCTTCAGTTTTCAGATATAAAATCACGGGCTCAGGAGAGCATGGAAAAATTCGAAACCCTCTGGGGGCGTCTT GACCACGCTCAGAGCAAAGAGCGCCTTGATGAAATAGAACACGACCTCAGCAAACCCGGTGCATGGGACAAACCCGATGAACTGACGCCTGTCCTGCGCGAAAAAGCGGTCCTTGAAGAAAAAATAGGCTCATATGATGCCCTTTCATCTACCAGAGATGATGTAGAAGAATGGCTGCTTATGGCTGCTGAAGATCAGGATCAGGAAATACTTGAAGCTCTTTCGGACAACGTGGAAAAGCTTTCGGCAATGGTGGAACAGATTGAGCTTGCCGCCCTGCTCGCCGGTCCCGAAGACAAAAGCACGGCCATACTTGAAATCCATCCGGGTGCCGGCGGGCTTGAATCCCAGGACTGGGCGGAAATGCTTCTGCGCATGTATCTGCGCTGGTGCGACAAACGCAATTGGAAGACCAGCTACCTTGATTACCAGCCCGATGACGAGGCCGGGATCAAGAGTGTGACTCTGCGGGTCGAAGGACTTTACGCCTACGGCTTTCTAAAGGGTGAAGCAGGCATACACCGCCTGATCCGCATATCTCCGTTTGATGCATCCGGCAGGAGGCACACCTCGTTTGCCTCGGTGGACGTTTATCCGGAAATCTCTCAGGATATCGAGATTGAAGTGCGGGACGAGGATCTGCGTATTGACGTATTCAGGGCTTCAGGCCCCGGCGGACAGCACGTCAACAAGACCAACTCCGCAGTGCGAATCACCCACCTGCCGACCAACATAGTCGTGCAGTGCCAGAATGAAAAATCGCAGATCAAAAACAAGGAAACGGCAATGAAGGTGCTCAAATCCCGTCTCTACGAGCAGGAGCTCAAGAAACAGGAGGAAAGCAAGAAAGCGGACTACGCAACAAAGGATTCAATAGCTTGGGGAAGCCAGATACGGACATACACCCTCCAACCATACAGATTGGTCAAGGACCACCGCTGCGGAGCTGAAGACGGGAATGTTGAAGCGGTTCTGGACGGAGAACTTGACAATCTGATCAGAAACTACATGCTCCACGCATACGGCGGAGAAAATGAGCGCTGA
- a CDS encoding GGDEF domain-containing protein: MSAEYIAENEACLLEELLSVRDRFCKDNEACSETADADGLAVMKLCPGMTLEAWEILAERHGLNDWMTLPLDRNAVPHLNHVQHVLQELSYKTDHDPLTGLSNRRAFERALDQEMERSRRHKTPLSLAILDIDNFKSVNDTWGHLKGDEVLMNFAEMLSHRARRYDIVARIGGEEFAVLLSGVGLFKAKQLLQRILEKTKSLVFSTPDNKETFSVTCSAGLVCYKGIVISNTNDLIDKADKALYKAKSSGKDRVCTADVLDYEAVSKETLVHANEKKFLFTGK, encoded by the coding sequence ATGAGCGCTGAATACATTGCTGAAAACGAGGCATGCCTGCTTGAAGAGTTGCTTTCTGTTCGTGACCGCTTCTGCAAGGACAACGAAGCATGTTCCGAGACCGCCGATGCGGACGGACTTGCGGTAATGAAGCTTTGTCCGGGCATGACTCTTGAAGCATGGGAAATTCTGGCTGAACGCCACGGGCTGAACGACTGGATGACGTTGCCGCTGGACAGAAACGCCGTGCCTCACCTCAACCATGTACAGCATGTTCTGCAGGAACTTTCATATAAGACTGACCATGACCCGCTGACCGGACTTTCCAACCGCAGAGCATTCGAAAGGGCTCTGGATCAGGAAATGGAGCGCTCGCGCCGCCACAAGACGCCCCTTAGCCTGGCCATTCTGGATATAGACAATTTCAAGTCCGTAAACGACACCTGGGGGCACCTCAAAGGGGATGAGGTGCTTATGAATTTCGCCGAAATGCTTTCGCACCGGGCAAGAAGATACGACATTGTTGCCCGCATCGGTGGCGAGGAATTCGCCGTTCTGCTTTCCGGAGTAGGACTTTTCAAGGCCAAGCAGCTCCTGCAGAGAATTCTTGAGAAAACAAAAAGTCTGGTCTTTTCCACACCGGACAACAAAGAAACTTTTTCCGTAACCTGTTCAGCCGGGCTGGTCTGCTACAAAGGCATTGTAATCAGCAACACAAACGATCTGATAGACAAAGCGGACAAGGCTCTTTACAAAGCCAAAAGCAGCGGCAAGGATCGAGTCTGTACAGCGGATGTTCTTGATTACGAAGCTGTGAGCAAGGAAACTCTCGTGCACGCCAACGAAAAAAAATTTCTATTTACGGGTAAATAA